CGCCGTCCTCGTCGGGACCCATGTTGTAGCTGCACCCGGACTCGGTGATGACGATCGGCGGGAGGGCGGCGCGGAACCGGGCGCGGAACATCACCAGCCACTCCCGCAGCGCGTCGGGCACGATCGGCCAGCCAACGTCGGTCGTGGGGTAGCCGACCACCTGACGGAGGTCGAAGGGGATCTCGCTGTCCTCGTCGGCGGCCGCGACCTTCAGCGGGTTGTAGTAGTTGACGCCGTAGAAGTCGAGCGGCTGGCGGATCGTCGCGAGGTCGCCGTCCTGCATGACGTCCTCGAACAGCGGCATCAGGTCGGCGGGGTAGCGCCCGAGCAGCATCGGCTCGAGGAACGTGCCGTTCCACAGGGCGTCGAAGATCTTGCTCATCCCGACGTCCGCGTCGTCGTCGCTGGCGGGCCAGATGGGGGCGTGGTTGTTGGCGCATCCGATGGACGTGGCACCGGCGCGGCGCAGCTCGATCACGGCGCGGCCGTGGGCGAGGAGCAGGTGGTGGGCGGCGGGGAGGCAGTCGAAGAGCATCGCCTTGCCGGGGGCGTGGGTGCCCAGGCCGTAGCCGAGGATGGAGGCGACGTTGGGCTCGTTGACGGGGATCCAGTGCTCGACCCGGTCGGCGTACCTCTCCCCCACGATGGCGGCGTAGTCGGCGAAGCGGTCCACCGTGTCGCGGTTGAGCCAGCCGCCGTCGTCCTCGAGCGCCTGCGGCAGGTCCCAGTGGTAGAGCGTGACCATCGGCTGCTGGCCGTGGGCGAGGAGGGTGTCGATGAGCCGGTCGTAGAACTCCAGGCCCTTCGCGTTGGCGGGGCCGCGCCCGGTGGGCTGGATGCGTGGCCAGGCGATCGAGAACCGGTAGCCGCCCGTGCCGAGCTGCTGCATCAGGGCCACGTCCTCGTCGACGCGGTGGTAGTGGTCGCACGCGACCGCGCCGCTGCTGCCGTCGCTCACTCGTCCCGGCTCGGAGGAGAAGGTGTCCCAGATGCTCGGTCCGCGTCCGTCCTCCGCCGCGGCCCCCTCGATCTGGTAGCTCGCGGTGCTCGTGCCGAACCGGAATCCGGGCGGGAGCAGGGGGAAGTCATGCGGGGGAGCCACATCCGCGAAGATATCGGCATGAGCATGGCCCTGTACGCCGCTTCGCAGAGGTCGTCCTCGACCGAGGCGGGGCGGGTCACGCGCCACTCCTTCTCCTTCGGCCCGCACTACGACCCGGCCAACCTCGGCTTCGGGCCGCTCGTGTGCCACAACGACGACCTGCTCGACCCCAGCGGGTCTCGGCCGGCGGGCTATCCCGAGCACCCGCACTCGGAGCTGGAGATCGTCACGTGGGTGCTCGAGGGGGCGCTCGTCCACACCGACTCCGCCGGGGCGCGGCACGTCGTGGCGGCCGGCCACGCGCAGGTGCTGTCGGCCGGCGCCGGCGTCCGGCACAGCGAGGTCGCCGACCCGGCGTCGGGACGCTGCCGGTTCGTCCAAGCGTGGCTCGCCCCGTCCCAGCCGGGCGGGGCGCCGTCGTACGTCCTGGGCGACGCGCCGGCACCGGCCACCGACCTGGTCGAGGTCGTCGGGGGCGCCGGGCTGCCGATCGGCACCCGCGGCGCCCGGCTCCTCGTGGCGCGGCTGCGTCCCGGTCGGGCCGTCGCCCTCCCCGACGACCCGCGCCAGCACGTCTTCGCGGCCACCGGCGCCGCCGACCTCGAGGGCGTGGCGCTGCGCGCCGGGGACGCCGTACGCCTCGACGGCGAGGGGGGTCGGGTGGTCACGGCCTCCGAGGAGACCGAGCTGCTGGTCTGGTCGTTCGGCGACCGACGGCCGGGCCTGGGGTAGTCCAGTGGCCACCCGTCGTCCCGCGGGGTAGTCCAGTGGCCACCCGTCGTCCCGCGGGGTGCCTCACGACCGCTCGCCACTGGACTACCCCGACGACCCGCCCCTGGGTTCTACGGAATGAGGACTCCCGGGTTCAGCACCCCCACCGGGTCCAGCTCGGCCTTGACGGCGCGGAGGAGGCGGACGCCGACCTCCCCGATCTCGTGGGCCAGCCACGGCTTGTGGTCGGTGCCGACCGCGTGGTGGTGGGTGATGGTGGCGCCCGCGGCGACGATCGCGTCGCTCGCGGCGGCCTTGGCCGCCTGCCACTGTGCGAGGGGGTCGTCGCCCTGGCGGGCCGCGACGGTGAAGTAGAGCGAGCACCCCGTCTCGTAGACGTGCGAGACGTGGCACAGGACCAGCGCGCCGTCGCCGAGCGAGGCCTGCAGGGCGGCCCTCACGTCGGCGTGCAGGCGCGAGCGGTCGGACCAGAAGGTGGCGGTCTCCAGCGTCTCGACGAGGACGCCGTGGTCGAGGAGCGCGTCGCGCAGGTAGGGCGCCCCGTAGCGCCCGTGCACCCACCGCTCGCCCGGACCGGCGCCGAGCGGCGTGCCGCCGAGGCGTTCGAGCACCGTGGTGACCGCCGCGCGTCGCGCGTCCACCTGCTCGGCGGTGCCCTCGTAGCCGGTGATCATCAGGCACCCCGGGTCGTCGGTCCCGCCGATCGACGAGGGGTCGGCGAGGTTGATGGCCGTCTCGTTCTCGTCGGAGAGCCGCAGCACCGTCGGCAGCAGGCCGGACTGGGCGAGGGCGCGCATCGCGTCGGCGCCTGAGTCGAAGGACGGCCACCGCCATCCCTCGTACGTCGCCACGGCGGGCGCGCGGCGTACGCGCACGGTCACCGAGGTGATGACGCCGAAGGCGCCCTCCGAGCCGAGCAGCAGCTGGCGCAGGTCGGGGCCGGCGGCGTTGGCGGGCGACGAGCCGAGGTCGAGCGAGCCGGTCGGCGTGGCCGCGGTGAGGCCGACGACCATCGCGTCGAAGCGGCCGTAGCCGGCGCTCGACTGCCCACTGGAGCGGGTGGCCGCGAAGCCGCCGATCGAGGCGTGCTCGAAGGACTGCGGGTGGTGGCCGAGCGTCAGCCCGTGCGCGGCCAGCAGCGCCTCCGCCTCCGGGCCGCGCAGACCCGGCTGCAGGGTGGCGGTCATCGAGACGTCGTCGACGGCGAGCAGCCGCTTCATCCGCACGAGGTCGAGCGAGACCACGCCGGCGAAGCCGTCGCGGCGGGCCACGAGCCCGCCGGTCACGCACGTACCGCCCCCGAACGGGACGACCGCCACGCGGTGCTCGGCCGCCCAGGCCAGCACGGCCGCGACCTCGCCGTGCCCGTCGGGTCGCACGACCGCGTCCGGGGCGTCGCCGAGGTCGCCGGCGCGGGCGCGCAGCAGGTCGGGCGTCGACTTGCCCCGCGTGCGCACCGCGCGCGTCGCGTCGTCGACCAGCACGTGGTCGGCACCGACGACCGCCCGGAGCCCGTCGAGGAGACCGTCGTCCAGTCCGACCGGGGGCGGCGTCGCGCCGGTGACGGCCGGGCGCTCCTGCAGGCCGAAGGCGAGGTCGACCAGCCTGAGGGCGGAGTCGGGGAGGACGGTGGCCGCGGCCGGGTCGCCCCACCGCTGCGAATGCATCTCGGTGGCGTACGTCTCCGGAGTCATGCGTTACAGTGTGACACATGTCGTCACTTCGTCACATCACCGAGCCTCGGCTCGACGGCTACCTCGACGCCGCCCGGGACTGCATCCTGGACGTCGGCTGGCGGCGGACGACCCTCACCGAGGTGGCGAGGCGGGCCGGGGTGTCCCGGATGACGATCTACCGCGCCTGGGCCGACATGGGCTCCCTGCTCGGCGACCTGATGACCCGCGAGTGGGTCGGCATCGCGGCCGCGACCCGTGTCGCCGCGGCGGACACCACGACACCCACCGGCATCGCGGCGGCCGCGCTGAGCACCGTCCGCGCGCTGCGCGACAACGAGCTCTTCGTCCGCATCGTCGAGCTCGACCCCGACCTGATGCTGCCCTACCTCCTCTCCCGCCGGGGCCGCTCGCAGGAGGCCCTCATCGAGATCCTCGCCGCCGAGATCGCGAGCGGCCAGGCTTCCGGCGCCATCCGCAGCGGCGACCCGGTCCTGATGGCGCGCTCGCTCACCCTGGCCGGCCACGGCTTCGTGTTCTCCGCACTGACCATGACCGACGAGGAGATCGGCCTCGCCGACCTCGACGCCGAGTACGCCCGGTTGGTCACCGCCTCGCTCTCCGCCGAGTCCTGATGCCGGCCGCCCGACCGGTGACGCCGGGCCTGGCCGGCATCCCCGACGAGGTCGACGTCGTGGTGGTCGGGCTGGGCATCACCGGCGCCGGCGTCGCGCTCGACGCGGTGACCCGCGGCCTCAGCGTGCTGGCGGTCGACGCCCACGACCTCGCCTTCGGCACCTCGCGCTGGTCCTCCAAGCTGGTGCACGGCGGGCTGCGCTACCTCGCGCAGGGCCGGCTCGCCATCGCCCGCGAGAGCGCCGTCGAGCGCGGCATCCTCATGGACGTCACCGCGCCACACCTCGTCCACCCGCTGCCGATGCTCACCCCGGTCGACGACGCGATGTCCCGCAGCCGCGCGGCCCTGACGTGGAGCGGGCTCCACGCCGGCGACCTGCTGCGCCGCACCGCCCACACCAGCGCGCGGACGCTGCCCCGGCCCCGGCGCCTCAACGCCACCGAGACCCTCAGCCTGGCGCCCGCCCTGCGCGCCGACACCCTGCGCGGTGGCCTGCTCGGGTGGGACGGGCAGCTCGAGGACGACGCCCGGCTGGTGGTCACCGTCGCCCGCACCGCGGCGTCGTACGGCGCCGACGTCCGCACCCGCGCCCCGGTCACGAGCGCCACCGGGACCGGCGTCGAGCTGCGCGACGAGCTCACCGGGGCGACGTACGCCGTCCGCGCCCGGGCCGTGGTCAACGCGACCGGCGTGTGGGCCGGCGACCTCGACGACCGGGTGCGGCTGCGCCCCAGCCGCGGCACCCACCTCGTGCTCCGGGGCTCGGCGCTCCCGCACACCCGGGTCGCTGTCGTCGTGCCCCTCCCGGGCTCCGCCTCGCGCTTCGCGATGGTGCTGCCCCAGCCGGACGGCACCCTCCACCTCGGCCTCACCGACGTGCCCGCCGCGGGACCGGTCCCCGACGTGCCCACGCCGAGCGAGCAGGAGGTCGACTTCCTGCTCGACGCGGTGTCCTCAGCCTTCACGACGCCGCCGGTGCGGGCGGACGTCGTCGGTACGTACGCCGGGCTCCGGCCGCTGCTCGAGGTGGCGGGCACCGACGCGACGGCCGACCTCTCGCGCCGCCACGCCGTCCTCACCTCGCGGACGGGCGTGACGACCGTGGTGGGGGGCAAGCTGACGACCTACCGCCGGATGGCCGAGGACACGCTCGACGCGGTCGTGGCGTCGGCCCGGCTGGCGGCCGGTCCCTGCCGCACCGCCTCGCTCCCGCTGCTCGGCGCGGGCACGCCCGAGCAGCTGCGCGCGTGCACCGCACCTGCCCGGCTCGTACGCCGCTTCGGCACCGACGCCGACCTCGTGCTAGCCACCGCGCGCGAGGCCACCGGGCTGGACGACGCCGAGCTCCTGGCGCCCCCCTCCGAGGAGGTCCCGGTCACCCTGGCCGAGCTGGTCTTCGCCCTCACCCACGAGGGCGCGCACGACGTCGACGACCTGCTCGAGCGGCGTACGCGGGTGGGCCTGGTCGCCGCGGACCGCGCTGTCGCCGAGCCCCTCGCGCGCCGCGCCCTCGCCCTGCTCTCGCGGGCGACGCCAGCCGGCTGAGAGGGCCGCCCCGGCCGGGTCACAACCAACCGGCCGCCACTAGCGTCTCCCCCGCGAGCGCACCGTGCGCCCACCTGATCGGGGGATCACATGCTTCATCGACTGGCAGTCACCGCTCTCGGGCTCGCCCTGCTCGTGCCCACCCAGGCCGCATCGTCGTCCGCGGCACCGGCTCCGCGCGACGCGGCAGCCTCGTCGGCCACGGCGAAGAACCGCGACGTCGCGCTCGGCCACCGCTCGGTCGGGGCCTCGAGCCGCGCGCGGGTGCGCCTGACATTCGACGGCCGCGACGGCCAGCTCGTCAACCTCGCGCGCTGGGGCGAGGCACGGACGTGCGGCGCCAGGGTCCTCAGGACCCGCAGCGGCAGGGTCGTGCAGCCGTGGGCGCGGGGCTACTGGCGGCTGCCCCGCACCGCGACGTACACCGCACTGGCCAAGCCGTGCCGGCGGCTGCCGGAGCAGAAGGTGAGGGTGCAGGTCCGCCGGGTCGTCGAGCACCCGGTCGCCGTCCCGGGCGTCGCCGGCGTCGTCGGCCGTAGGACGCGGGTGACCCACCTCGTCCCCGTTCCGGTGGGCCAGGCGCAGAGCGTCGAGGCGACGACGAGCGCGCCGGTCACCGAGGTGGTCGGCCCGGACCGGACGGTGATGCACCCGCCCGCGACCGGACCCCTCGTGCTGACGACCCCCGGTGAGCACTGGGTCGCCCTCCCGCCGGAGACCGCCCTCGAGACCGTGCTGACCGTCCGGCACGCGGCGCAGGTCGACGGCCCGCGGATCCCGGTCCCGGCACTGGGCACGGCCGCCACGACCCACGAGGTCGCCTTCACCGGCCAGGCGGGGCAGTGGGTCTACGCCGAGCTGCTCGACGCGGCCACCGGTGCCGTCGCCTCCGACACCACGCGCGCCATCCGGGTCGTCCGCCCCGACGGCCGTGAGCTGCAGGACGCGATCCTCCACGACTGCAACCAGATGAACGCCAACGACGGGTGCACCGTCCGCGGCCCCTGGCTTCTCCCGGCGACCGGGGACTACACGATGACGATCGCCGCCGACCGGCCGGCGGCCGAACGACCCACCACCCTGCGGATCCGGGCCGCCGCGGTCGCCGACGACCTGGCCGTCAACGGCCCGTCGGTGACGTACGCCGCCACGTCCCCCGGCCAGTGGGTGGTGGGGCGCTACCCGGCGACGCCGCCCGTCCTGGTGCCTGCGCCCGGCGGCGGCCAGACCTCCCCGGGCACGCTGACCTACCTCGAGGCGTCCAACGTGTCACCCGCGCTTGGGGCGTGGGGCGTCACCGTGGCCACCAGCTTCCCTGTCTACGCACTGAACTGCCGGGACAAGGCCTGCGAGTACGTCTCCGACCACCTCGACCCGGGCCGGCTGCGGATCATGACCCCGCCGAGCTGGTGGGTCGGCACCCAGTCCTTCGCCCTCCTCGTGGTCCCGCCCGACGCCCAGGGATCGATGGACCTCACCCTCACGAAGCCGGCACAGGAGTCCTAGGAAACCCGCATCCCGACAGGCTTCCCGGAGCTGTGATCAAGCGGACAGCAAAATTCCCCCGGTGTTCGAGGGAACTCCGGACACGGGCCGCGCCGCTTTGGGAGGGTTCTCCACGGCGCGCCCCTTGCCGACCCCATGCGGCAAGGGGCGCCCAGTCCATGTCATGGGCTCGCGGTGTCCGCGGCGCCTGAGGCCCGGGACCTTTCCCCCACCTGTCACTCCACGGTGACGGACTTCGCCAGGTTGCGGGGCTTGTCGATGTCGTGGCCGAGGTGTTGCGCCGCGTGGTAGGCGAGCAGCTGGAGCGGGATGGTCAGCAGGATCGGGTCGAGCTCCGGCTCGTTGCGGGGGACGACCACCCGGCGGGC
This genomic stretch from Nocardioides renjunii harbors:
- a CDS encoding FAD-binding oxidoreductase, with the translated sequence MTPETYATEMHSQRWGDPAAATVLPDSALRLVDLAFGLQERPAVTGATPPPVGLDDGLLDGLRAVVGADHVLVDDATRAVRTRGKSTPDLLRARAGDLGDAPDAVVRPDGHGEVAAVLAWAAEHRVAVVPFGGGTCVTGGLVARRDGFAGVVSLDLVRMKRLLAVDDVSMTATLQPGLRGPEAEALLAAHGLTLGHHPQSFEHASIGGFAATRSSGQSSAGYGRFDAMVVGLTAATPTGSLDLGSSPANAAGPDLRQLLLGSEGAFGVITSVTVRVRRAPAVATYEGWRWPSFDSGADAMRALAQSGLLPTVLRLSDENETAINLADPSSIGGTDDPGCLMITGYEGTAEQVDARRAAVTTVLERLGGTPLGAGPGERWVHGRYGAPYLRDALLDHGVLVETLETATFWSDRSRLHADVRAALQASLGDGALVLCHVSHVYETGCSLYFTVAARQGDDPLAQWQAAKAAASDAIVAAGATITHHHAVGTDHKPWLAHEIGEVGVRLLRAVKAELDPVGVLNPGVLIP
- a CDS encoding glycerol-3-phosphate dehydrogenase/oxidase — protein: MPAARPVTPGLAGIPDEVDVVVVGLGITGAGVALDAVTRGLSVLAVDAHDLAFGTSRWSSKLVHGGLRYLAQGRLAIARESAVERGILMDVTAPHLVHPLPMLTPVDDAMSRSRAALTWSGLHAGDLLRRTAHTSARTLPRPRRLNATETLSLAPALRADTLRGGLLGWDGQLEDDARLVVTVARTAASYGADVRTRAPVTSATGTGVELRDELTGATYAVRARAVVNATGVWAGDLDDRVRLRPSRGTHLVLRGSALPHTRVAVVVPLPGSASRFAMVLPQPDGTLHLGLTDVPAAGPVPDVPTPSEQEVDFLLDAVSSAFTTPPVRADVVGTYAGLRPLLEVAGTDATADLSRRHAVLTSRTGVTTVVGGKLTTYRRMAEDTLDAVVASARLAAGPCRTASLPLLGAGTPEQLRACTAPARLVRRFGTDADLVLATAREATGLDDAELLAPPSEEVPVTLAELVFALTHEGAHDVDDLLERRTRVGLVAADRAVAEPLARRALALLSRATPAG
- a CDS encoding pirin family protein yields the protein MSMALYAASQRSSSTEAGRVTRHSFSFGPHYDPANLGFGPLVCHNDDLLDPSGSRPAGYPEHPHSELEIVTWVLEGALVHTDSAGARHVVAAGHAQVLSAGAGVRHSEVADPASGRCRFVQAWLAPSQPGGAPSYVLGDAPAPATDLVEVVGGAGLPIGTRGARLLVARLRPGRAVALPDDPRQHVFAATGAADLEGVALRAGDAVRLDGEGGRVVTASEETELLVWSFGDRRPGLG
- a CDS encoding TetR/AcrR family transcriptional regulator; this encodes MSSLRHITEPRLDGYLDAARDCILDVGWRRTTLTEVARRAGVSRMTIYRAWADMGSLLGDLMTREWVGIAAATRVAAADTTTPTGIAAAALSTVRALRDNELFVRIVELDPDLMLPYLLSRRGRSQEALIEILAAEIASGQASGAIRSGDPVLMARSLTLAGHGFVFSALTMTDEEIGLADLDAEYARLVTASLSAES
- a CDS encoding GH1 family beta-glucosidase, with the protein product MAPPHDFPLLPPGFRFGTSTASYQIEGAAAEDGRGPSIWDTFSSEPGRVSDGSSGAVACDHYHRVDEDVALMQQLGTGGYRFSIAWPRIQPTGRGPANAKGLEFYDRLIDTLLAHGQQPMVTLYHWDLPQALEDDGGWLNRDTVDRFADYAAIVGERYADRVEHWIPVNEPNVASILGYGLGTHAPGKAMLFDCLPAAHHLLLAHGRAVIELRRAGATSIGCANNHAPIWPASDDDADVGMSKIFDALWNGTFLEPMLLGRYPADLMPLFEDVMQDGDLATIRQPLDFYGVNYYNPLKVAAADEDSEIPFDLRQVVGYPTTDVGWPIVPDALREWLVMFRARFRAALPPIVITESGCSYNMGPDEDGVVDDQPRIDYLRAHLNAVSEAIVRGVDVRGYYCWSLMDNFEWAEGYTQRFGLVHVDYETLERTPKKSFQWYADLIRAQPQHL